A stretch of the uncultured Desulfobacter sp. genome encodes the following:
- the phnL gene encoding phosphonate C-P lyase system protein PhnL produces MKNMDPILTLINLHKDFIFHHQGGTRLSVLDNFSMKFYPSCTSILTGPSGVGKSTLLRMIYAGYSTPKGKILVRHRDRTVDIASAPPALVYEIRLHTIGYVSQFLRVVPRVSALDTVIEPLVARGTAESKAKVKGKELLERLRIPENLWGLSATTFSGGEQQRINIARGFIAPYPVMLLDEPTASLDPKNKQTVIDLITESVDAGTCVIGVFHDKADQEKIKGRAVNMAPATVCPQTEKQEVQA; encoded by the coding sequence ATGAAAAATATGGACCCCATACTCACCCTGATCAACCTTCACAAGGACTTTATCTTCCACCACCAGGGCGGCACACGCCTGTCGGTGCTGGACAATTTTTCCATGAAGTTCTATCCCTCCTGCACCAGCATTCTCACCGGCCCTTCGGGTGTGGGCAAGAGTACCCTGCTGCGCATGATCTATGCCGGGTACAGTACCCCTAAAGGCAAAATTTTGGTCCGTCATAGGGACAGAACTGTGGATATCGCATCGGCGCCGCCGGCGCTGGTTTATGAGATCCGATTGCATACCATCGGTTATGTCAGCCAATTTTTAAGGGTCGTGCCCCGTGTATCAGCCCTGGATACGGTGATTGAGCCCCTGGTAGCCAGAGGAACAGCCGAATCCAAAGCAAAAGTAAAGGGAAAAGAGCTGCTGGAACGGCTGCGCATCCCGGAAAATCTTTGGGGTCTGTCCGCCACAACCTTTTCTGGCGGAGAACAGCAACGCATAAACATTGCCCGGGGATTTATCGCTCCCTACCCTGTGATGCTTCTGGATGAGCCCACCGCCTCCCTGGATCCTAAAAACAAGCAGACCGTCATTGATCTGATAACCGAAAGCGTAGATGCGGGCACCTGTGTCATCGGGGTTTTCCACGACAAAGCCGATCAGGAAAAAATCAAGGGCCGGGCCGTGAATATGGCCCCGGCAACAGTCTGCCCGCAGACTGAAAAACAGGAGGTACAGGCATGA
- a CDS encoding CinA family nicotinamide mononucleotide deamidase-related protein, translating into MTKGHVFSTGNEVLLGDIVDTNSAFLCRQLKHSGVTVIKTSTVPDDMPALVKEIKSIASSADVCVMTGGLGPTSDDLTTQAFAEVAGVELAMDDEAMRSMKKFFDKRGYDLTPANEKQAILPKGARFMENLHGTAPGFSIRIGNCRFFCMPGVPREMERMFDLSVRPRLKQITGHAGEIQVIRLTLFGMHEARVGDALAGFSEQFPEIHLGFRIRFPMIEVKLSQVKEGVSQAQRDSDGDSRMNQAKQWVKKRIGSNLVSDQGLTLAEEAGRLLSARGQTLSVAESCTGGLVAHLVTDVPGASDYFLLSATTYANSAKEAILNVAHETLEKNGAVDETTALEMATGVKAAGGSDWAVSTTGIAGPSGGSDEKPVGTVCIGVAGPSGARSQRFMLDSGDRGRNKQLFAAMALDMLRRELLKK; encoded by the coding sequence ATGACCAAAGGCCATGTTTTTTCCACAGGCAATGAGGTATTGCTTGGCGATATTGTAGACACCAACAGCGCTTTTTTATGCCGGCAGCTTAAACATTCAGGCGTAACCGTAATAAAAACAAGTACTGTGCCCGATGATATGCCAGCCCTTGTCAAAGAGATTAAAAGCATTGCCTCCAGCGCAGATGTCTGTGTCATGACCGGCGGACTTGGACCCACATCCGATGATTTAACGACCCAGGCCTTTGCTGAAGTTGCCGGGGTTGAACTTGCCATGGATGATGAAGCCATGCGCTCCATGAAAAAATTTTTTGATAAACGCGGATATGATCTGACACCTGCCAATGAAAAACAGGCCATACTGCCCAAAGGTGCAAGGTTTATGGAAAATCTTCACGGTACTGCACCGGGGTTTTCCATACGTATCGGCAATTGCCGTTTTTTTTGCATGCCTGGTGTCCCAAGGGAGATGGAGCGGATGTTTGATCTGAGCGTAAGACCCCGGTTGAAGCAAATCACCGGGCATGCCGGTGAAATTCAGGTGATACGTCTGACGTTGTTCGGCATGCATGAAGCAAGGGTCGGGGATGCACTTGCCGGTTTCAGCGAACAATTTCCAGAAATTCATTTAGGGTTTAGAATCAGATTCCCGATGATTGAGGTAAAATTATCCCAGGTCAAAGAGGGGGTTTCTCAAGCACAAAGGGATTCGGACGGCGACTCCCGGATGAATCAGGCAAAACAGTGGGTGAAGAAAAGGATTGGATCAAATCTTGTTTCCGACCAGGGGCTGACCCTGGCTGAGGAAGCCGGGCGGCTTCTATCGGCACGGGGGCAGACACTCAGTGTGGCTGAATCCTGTACCGGCGGACTTGTGGCGCATCTGGTAACGGATGTGCCGGGTGCTTCCGACTATTTTTTATTATCAGCCACCACCTATGCCAATTCAGCCAAAGAGGCAATTTTGAATGTGGCGCATGAAACCTTGGAAAAAAATGGTGCGGTGGATGAGACCACTGCCCTTGAAATGGCAACCGGCGTCAAAGCCGCCGGCGGATCTGACTGGGCTGTGTCCACTACCGGTATTGCAGGGCCTTCAGGCGGCAGCGACGAAAAACCTGTGGGAACTGTATGCATTGGGGTGGCAGGGCCGTCCGGGGCACGTTCTCAACGGTTTATGCTGGACAGCGGTGATCGTGGACGCAACAAACAACTGTTTGCCGCCATGGCCCTTGATATGCTGCGCCGGGAACTTTTGAAAAAATAA
- a CDS encoding acyl-CoA thioesterase — protein sequence MKSQKRVNFDDCDPFSHLNNTNYINYFLTAREEQLRTNDVLDIFEHVKATGNGWAVTAHNILYLKPSILGEELEIWSRMMTFDRFRNLVEFIMICPEKKQLKSVMHSEFAYISIKKAKPVPLDDQMLGLFKEVSLFPEKEISSIDIKDRLKQIKLEIS from the coding sequence ATGAAGTCCCAAAAACGGGTAAATTTCGATGATTGTGACCCCTTCTCTCACCTGAACAATACAAACTACATCAATTACTTTCTAACAGCCAGGGAAGAGCAGCTCAGGACCAATGATGTACTTGATATTTTTGAACATGTGAAGGCCACAGGAAACGGATGGGCCGTGACCGCTCACAATATTCTTTATTTAAAACCTTCGATATTGGGAGAAGAGCTGGAAATCTGGAGCAGGATGATGACCTTTGACCGATTTAGGAATCTAGTAGAGTTTATCATGATTTGCCCCGAAAAAAAGCAACTCAAATCGGTCATGCACAGTGAATTTGCATATATTTCCATTAAAAAGGCAAAACCTGTCCCCCTTGACGATCAGATGCTTGGTTTGTTTAAGGAGGTCTCCTTGTTCCCGGAAAAAGAGATATCTTCCATTGACATCAAGGATCGGCTCAAACAAATTAAACTCGAAATTTCATGA
- a CDS encoding alpha-D-ribose 1-methylphosphonate 5-triphosphate diphosphatase, translating to MTLLITGGPVFDGASLIPQGTVLVHNGRIVEVTSGISAAPKELNSQSDLHTINTQGNLIMPGLVDLHSDSLERSIEKRKGVFFDIEFALLNLDRHLATCGITSFFHAMSFADNELGLRSPATAADCVRRIKAFTNCAQSLVRHNTHIRYEVGSRQSFEIILELLDEGLVDLVSIMDHTPGQGQFKSLADYMTFHLAEYDLTRAEIETRVREKQTGNREAWDMVTTLAHAVMAHGIPMLSHDDDTPEKVDLVRSMGVEATEFPVSMAAAERASNTGMAVFMGSPNLIRDASTNGNLKASQVLETGMLTGLVSDYYPESLLQAAFKAGHRINNLQAGLAAVTSGPGQYINPETGPGRLCSGAPADILIVNQDHAWAHITLAFVNGRQVFSIEAPRVSKAV from the coding sequence ATGACGCTTCTTATCACAGGCGGCCCGGTATTTGACGGCGCAAGCCTGATACCCCAGGGCACCGTCTTGGTACACAACGGACGCATCGTTGAAGTAACATCAGGTATATCTGCAGCCCCCAAAGAGCTTAATTCCCAAAGCGATTTGCACACCATCAATACCCAAGGCAATCTGATCATGCCGGGACTCGTCGACCTTCACTCGGACAGTCTGGAACGATCCATTGAAAAGCGCAAAGGGGTGTTTTTCGACATAGAATTCGCCCTGCTCAACCTGGACCGGCACCTGGCCACCTGCGGCATCACCAGTTTCTTTCATGCCATGAGCTTTGCCGATAACGAACTGGGACTGCGCTCTCCGGCCACCGCCGCAGACTGCGTAAGAAGAATCAAGGCCTTTACCAACTGTGCCCAATCCCTGGTCCGGCACAACACCCATATCCGCTACGAGGTGGGATCAAGGCAAAGCTTTGAGATCATTCTCGAACTTTTAGATGAAGGCCTGGTGGACCTTGTCTCCATCATGGACCACACCCCGGGCCAGGGCCAGTTCAAATCCCTGGCCGACTACATGACCTTCCACCTGGCCGAGTATGACCTGACCCGGGCAGAGATAGAGACACGGGTCCGGGAAAAACAGACCGGTAATCGGGAAGCCTGGGATATGGTAACCACCCTGGCGCATGCTGTCATGGCCCACGGTATTCCCATGCTCAGCCACGATGACGACACCCCGGAAAAGGTGGACCTGGTCCGATCCATGGGGGTTGAGGCCACTGAGTTTCCTGTATCCATGGCAGCGGCCGAACGGGCATCAAACACAGGGATGGCGGTTTTCATGGGGTCGCCTAACCTGATCCGGGATGCCTCAACCAACGGAAATCTAAAAGCCTCCCAGGTTCTTGAAACCGGAATGCTTACGGGCCTGGTTTCGGACTATTATCCGGAATCCCTGCTCCAGGCCGCCTTCAAGGCCGGCCACAGAATCAACAATCTGCAAGCGGGCCTGGCTGCCGTCACCTCCGGGCCCGGACAGTATATCAATCCGGAAACGGGACCGGGCCGGCTTTGCTCCGGTGCCCCTGCAGACATTCTCATTGTAAACCAGGACCATGCCTGGGCGCATATCACCCTGGCTTTTGTCAACGGACGTCAGGTGTTCAGCATTGAAGCACCGCGTGTGTCCAAAGCCGTATAA
- a CDS encoding radical SAM protein, with protein sequence MLLLFPPVAKPCEPPAGIALLSSALKENGIDCKCVDANVDGLLWLINSVGKDKATDSWTRRALKNRDAILKDLGNPDLYTNFDRYHQRVYDLNHLVAVSVDRSRFRISLSDYSDNQLSSVDSKALLDSAEQYQENPFFPYFEEKLRSVIESWDHPWIGISLCYLNQALVSFALSGWIRDNFPDKKLVMGGGLISSWMSRPDFNNPFSSLIDHLVKGEGEIPLLALLGKPGIEKKHYVPDYGFADNHDYIAPAKILPFRGSIGCYWSKCKFCPEKAETRPYSTQRADRVLGDLEAMAENHNPEVVHFIDNSVTPAFLRALSRQQCAFKWYGFVRFEKDFADPQFCKALKQSGCEMLKLGLESGDQKVLEDMGKGTDLELASVTLANLKAAGILTFVYLLFGTHFEDEAAAHRTLRYIQRHKSDIDYLNLSVFNLPKFSEDAQGLVTHEFYHGDLSLYLNFEHPWDWTRRKVKSFIDKEFKKQLGVGSRFRKNPAFFSSNHAMFFNNLD encoded by the coding sequence ATGCTTTTGTTGTTCCCCCCTGTGGCAAAACCCTGCGAACCGCCAGCCGGCATTGCACTGTTGTCATCGGCATTGAAAGAAAACGGTATTGACTGCAAATGTGTTGATGCCAATGTGGATGGCCTTTTATGGCTGATCAATTCCGTGGGCAAAGATAAGGCAACCGATTCCTGGACCCGGCGGGCCCTGAAAAACAGGGATGCTATTTTAAAGGATCTCGGCAATCCGGATCTGTACACCAATTTTGACCGCTACCACCAGCGGGTCTATGATCTGAACCATCTGGTGGCCGTCTCCGTGGATCGGTCAAGATTCAGAATCAGTTTAAGTGACTATTCGGATAATCAGCTCTCGTCCGTTGACTCCAAGGCGTTGCTTGACAGTGCAGAACAATATCAGGAAAATCCTTTTTTTCCTTATTTTGAAGAAAAACTTCGTAGTGTGATAGAATCCTGGGATCATCCCTGGATCGGCATCTCTTTATGTTATCTCAACCAGGCCCTGGTCAGTTTTGCCCTGTCCGGATGGATCAGGGATAATTTTCCGGATAAAAAATTGGTGATGGGCGGGGGATTGATCTCCTCCTGGATGAGCCGTCCTGATTTTAATAACCCCTTTTCAAGTCTGATTGATCATCTGGTCAAAGGGGAGGGCGAAATTCCTTTGCTTGCACTGCTTGGCAAACCCGGGATTGAAAAAAAACATTATGTGCCGGACTACGGGTTTGCCGACAACCATGATTATATTGCGCCGGCAAAAATTCTGCCTTTCCGGGGATCCATCGGCTGTTACTGGAGCAAATGCAAATTCTGTCCTGAAAAAGCTGAAACCCGGCCTTACTCAACCCAGCGGGCGGATCGGGTGCTTGGGGATCTTGAGGCAATGGCCGAAAATCACAATCCTGAGGTGGTTCATTTTATAGACAATTCGGTGACGCCCGCATTTTTGCGCGCACTTTCCAGACAGCAGTGCGCTTTTAAGTGGTATGGGTTTGTGCGGTTTGAAAAGGATTTTGCAGATCCGCAATTTTGCAAAGCGCTTAAACAAAGCGGATGTGAGATGCTGAAACTTGGGTTAGAATCCGGTGACCAGAAGGTTTTGGAAGATATGGGCAAGGGTACGGATCTTGAGCTTGCGTCAGTCACCCTTGCGAACCTGAAAGCCGCAGGTATTCTGACCTTTGTCTACCTGCTTTTCGGCACCCATTTTGAAGATGAGGCTGCAGCCCATCGTACACTTAGGTATATCCAGAGGCATAAATCAGATATTGACTATCTGAATCTGTCCGTGTTTAATTTGCCTAAGTTCAGTGAAGATGCCCAAGGGCTTGTGACCCATGAATTTTACCATGGAGACCTCTCCTTATACCTTAATTTTGAACACCCCTGGGACTGGACCCGTCGTAAAGTGAAATCGTTTATCGATAAAGAGTTTAAAAAACAGCTGGGGGTGGGGTCCAGGTTCAGGAAAAATCCGGCCTTTTTTTCATCCAACCATGCCATGTTTTTTAACAACTTAGATTAA
- the phnE gene encoding phosphonate ABC transporter, permease protein PhnE, with the protein MKKGFKPLTLAAGLMLIAGFFLPWLGKDPFYLAGYTLVMLGYWIVLIFPLAGAAAVGFTLMRSRPRAVDLLYPGLTGVTAFAVIIAALLFSDSGALSLDGHGPLAEMIHLQDGERLVRFHPVDNLGTGLILCISGTLMLCALPLIFRNFLDELRLDQPLAFRKVIRPPTVLSGYRRFNLLAVCLVILAVTWVWCGISPLKVWENRGHAKEYLFGRELSQADQSYIQDQIDRAPRTEAMGRAQAYMSDKYRNLPFDQRPGFQEMEKERRKKKKEILAAMDAEEIQRLKQAAKKDALKEKQGGYFPPETAPEKIKGYMVALLETIAIAIWGTLLALVCAIPVSFFAAQNTLEIILPGEEIKPRSSRKTISFMVRRLLDACRGFNEFVMALIFVAVIGLGPYAGILALWIHTFGILGKVFSEQIEAIESGQVEALTSTGASAAQTIAFSVMPQVMPVFVSYTLLRFESNVRSAAILGFVGAGGIGFLIFDKLNGYLFREVCTMMIIIIITVGIIDHLCSRIRMRFI; encoded by the coding sequence ATGAAAAAGGGATTTAAACCTCTGACCCTTGCGGCGGGATTGATGCTCATCGCAGGATTTTTCCTGCCCTGGCTGGGGAAAGATCCTTTTTACTTGGCAGGTTACACCCTGGTTATGCTCGGGTACTGGATTGTGTTGATTTTTCCTTTGGCCGGTGCTGCGGCTGTAGGGTTTACCCTGATGCGCAGCCGACCGAGGGCAGTCGATTTACTTTATCCGGGCCTGACAGGAGTGACCGCCTTTGCTGTGATTATTGCAGCCCTTCTGTTTTCGGATTCCGGGGCCCTGTCCTTAGACGGGCACGGACCCTTGGCCGAAATGATCCACCTTCAGGATGGAGAACGACTTGTCCGGTTTCATCCGGTTGACAACTTAGGGACGGGCCTAATCTTGTGTATTTCAGGCACGCTCATGCTCTGTGCACTGCCCCTTATCTTCCGTAATTTTTTAGATGAGCTCAGGCTGGACCAGCCCCTTGCGTTCCGAAAAGTGATCCGGCCACCCACGGTTCTTTCCGGCTACCGGCGATTCAATCTTTTAGCTGTTTGCCTGGTCATTTTGGCCGTGACCTGGGTCTGGTGCGGTATCAGCCCGTTAAAGGTATGGGAAAATCGGGGCCATGCCAAGGAATATCTCTTTGGCCGTGAATTAAGCCAGGCTGACCAGAGTTATATCCAGGATCAGATCGACCGGGCCCCCCGGACCGAAGCCATGGGACGGGCCCAGGCGTATATGTCCGACAAGTACAGGAACCTGCCCTTTGACCAGCGCCCGGGTTTCCAGGAAATGGAAAAGGAGCGCCGGAAAAAGAAAAAAGAGATTCTGGCAGCCATGGACGCCGAAGAGATCCAAAGGTTAAAGCAGGCAGCCAAAAAAGATGCTTTAAAAGAAAAACAAGGCGGATATTTTCCGCCGGAAACCGCGCCCGAAAAGATTAAAGGGTATATGGTGGCCCTGCTGGAGACCATCGCCATTGCCATCTGGGGGACACTGCTGGCACTGGTCTGTGCCATCCCGGTCTCCTTTTTCGCAGCCCAAAACACCCTGGAAATCATCCTGCCCGGGGAAGAGATCAAGCCCCGATCCAGCCGGAAGACCATCTCTTTTATGGTCCGGCGGCTGCTGGACGCCTGCAGGGGATTCAACGAATTTGTCATGGCCTTGATCTTTGTGGCGGTAATCGGCCTGGGGCCCTACGCGGGGATTCTGGCCCTGTGGATCCATACCTTCGGCATTCTGGGCAAAGTCTTTTCCGAACAGATCGAGGCCATTGAATCCGGCCAGGTCGAGGCCCTGACCAGCACAGGCGCGTCTGCCGCCCAGACCATTGCCTTTTCAGTAATGCCCCAGGTGATGCCGGTTTTTGTCTCCTACACACTGCTCAGGTTTGAATCCAACGTCAGAAGCGCGGCTATCCTCGGCTTTGTCGGGGCAGGCGGCATCGGCTTTCTCATTTTTGACAAACTGAACGGATACCTGTTCCGAGAGGTTTGCACCATGATGATCATCATTATCATCACAGTAGGCATTATCGATCATCTGTGCAGCAGAATCAGAATGCGATTTATTTGA
- the phnD gene encoding phosphonate ABC transporter substrate-binding protein → MNFLKKLLLTLFCLSMTAAASVNAAPNWPDKIRVGLIPTEGGADIQVRFAPLMAHLEKNLGIKVEAFSASDYAGIITAMAHKHIDFAYFGPKSYVEASARAGAEALALELDKTGAKGYYGIIITQKGSGITTLDQAINKTHTFSFTDPNSTSGCLVPSVLFYRDLKTNPEKLFTEVSFSGSHGASILAVKNAKIEVASTNNIDLDRMIEKGAVSKDDFNIIWTSELIPGAPMAGRKDLPASLKAAFTGALMAFNFDEAGIEKLQNGGYAPVSDTTYDVVRYMKRLKAKLQEKKGN, encoded by the coding sequence ATGAATTTTTTGAAGAAACTTTTGCTTACCCTGTTCTGCCTGTCTATGACGGCAGCTGCCAGTGTCAATGCAGCCCCGAACTGGCCGGACAAAATCAGGGTCGGCCTAATCCCCACCGAGGGAGGTGCTGACATTCAAGTACGGTTTGCGCCGCTTATGGCGCACCTGGAAAAAAACCTGGGCATCAAAGTCGAGGCGTTTTCCGCCTCTGATTATGCAGGCATCATCACCGCTATGGCCCATAAGCACATCGACTTTGCCTATTTCGGCCCCAAGTCCTATGTGGAAGCTTCTGCAAGGGCCGGTGCCGAAGCCCTGGCACTGGAGCTGGACAAGACCGGTGCCAAAGGCTACTACGGCATCATCATCACCCAAAAGGGTTCTGGGATAACCACCCTGGACCAGGCCATTAACAAAACCCACACCTTTTCCTTTACCGATCCCAACTCCACCTCAGGGTGCCTGGTGCCCAGCGTACTTTTCTACCGCGACCTGAAGACCAATCCTGAAAAACTGTTTACCGAAGTCTCTTTTTCCGGATCTCACGGTGCCTCTATCCTGGCTGTGAAGAACGCTAAAATCGAAGTGGCCTCCACCAACAACATCGACCTGGACCGAATGATTGAAAAAGGGGCTGTTTCAAAAGACGACTTCAACATCATCTGGACTTCCGAGCTGATTCCCGGCGCCCCCATGGCCGGCAGAAAAGATCTGCCCGCCAGTCTCAAGGCTGCTTTTACAGGTGCTTTGATGGCCTTTAACTTTGATGAGGCCGGCATTGAAAAGCTACAGAACGGCGGTTATGCCCCGGTAAGCGACACCACCTATGACGTGGTCCGGTATATGAAGCGGTTGAAAGCCAAACTCCAGGAGAAAAAAGGAAACTAA
- the phnC gene encoding phosphonate ABC transporter ATP-binding protein, giving the protein MNSQSVLTVNNLTKIFNPDITAVDDVSFSVNQGELVAILGPSGAGKSTLLRCLNRLIPRTTGEIRIHGEDITRCRGQNLLKLRSDVGMVFQQFNLVPRLTVFENVLAGRLSLCSNLFWSMASVFKIFKETEKQKAFEALTQVGISHLAPKRADSLSGGQQQRVAIARTLAQEPSVVLADEPVASLDPASSHRVMGILKKICDSRSIPVLINLHQVDLAQQYADRIIGIQDGRLVFDGPVDKFTPPIAKTIYGAEFESAVCSAHINSVPDTAKEKTFAA; this is encoded by the coding sequence ATGAATTCCCAATCCGTGCTCACCGTTAACAACCTGACCAAAATCTTTAACCCCGATATCACCGCCGTGGATGATGTCTCTTTTTCGGTGAACCAGGGGGAACTTGTGGCCATCCTCGGACCTTCGGGAGCCGGGAAATCCACTTTGCTGCGCTGTTTGAACCGGCTGATCCCAAGGACAACCGGGGAGATCCGCATCCACGGAGAAGACATTACCCGGTGCCGGGGCCAAAATCTTCTCAAACTCAGGTCCGATGTGGGCATGGTCTTCCAGCAGTTCAACCTGGTGCCCCGTCTCACGGTATTTGAAAATGTTCTGGCAGGTCGCCTCAGTCTATGTTCCAACCTGTTCTGGTCAATGGCCTCGGTGTTCAAAATTTTCAAAGAAACAGAAAAGCAGAAAGCCTTTGAGGCCCTTACCCAGGTTGGGATCTCCCATCTGGCCCCAAAGCGGGCGGACAGCCTCTCCGGCGGACAGCAGCAGCGGGTGGCCATTGCCAGGACCCTGGCCCAGGAGCCCAGCGTTGTCCTGGCGGACGAACCTGTGGCCAGTCTGGATCCGGCAAGTTCCCACCGGGTCATGGGTATTCTCAAAAAAATCTGTGACTCCCGGAGCATCCCTGTCCTGATCAACCTTCACCAGGTAGACCTGGCACAGCAGTACGCCGACCGGATCATCGGTATTCAGGACGGCCGCCTGGTCTTTGACGGCCCTGTGGATAAGTTCACCCCCCCGATTGCCAAAACCATTTACGGGGCGGAGTTTGAATCGGCTGTCTGTTCAGCACATATCAATTCCGTCCCGGACACGGCCAAAGAAAAAACCTTTGCCGCATAA
- the phnK gene encoding phosphonate C-P lyase system protein PhnK — protein MSPLPPDLPLLRVQNLSKFYGRNMGCNNISFELAQGEVIGIVGESGSGKSTLLKCIAGTETPTNGSVFFNSSFGFLDLIKANEILLRKIARTQTGFVTQNPRDGLRMNISAGGNIGERLMANGMRNYTQIRKIALDWLERVEIDPERINDLPTTFSGGMQQRLQIAANLVSDPKIVLMDEPTSGLDVSVQARLIDVLRKLVAGLKLSMILVTHDLAVARLLSHRLYVMKKGRIVESGLSDQILDDPREPYTQLLVSSILKP, from the coding sequence ATGAGCCCTCTTCCCCCGGACCTGCCCCTGCTGCGTGTCCAGAACCTGTCCAAGTTCTACGGCAGAAACATGGGGTGCAACAATATCAGTTTTGAGTTAGCCCAGGGCGAGGTTATCGGCATTGTGGGCGAATCCGGTTCCGGCAAATCCACCCTGCTCAAATGCATTGCAGGCACCGAAACTCCGACCAACGGCTCGGTTTTTTTCAACTCATCCTTTGGCTTTCTGGACCTGATTAAGGCCAATGAAATTCTGCTGCGCAAAATTGCCCGGACCCAGACCGGCTTTGTCACACAAAATCCCAGGGACGGTCTGCGCATGAACATCTCGGCCGGCGGCAACATCGGCGAGCGCCTCATGGCCAACGGCATGCGCAACTACACGCAAATCCGAAAAATTGCTTTGGACTGGCTTGAACGGGTGGAGATTGATCCGGAGCGTATCAATGACCTGCCCACCACCTTTTCAGGCGGCATGCAGCAGCGGCTCCAGATTGCGGCCAACCTGGTTTCAGATCCTAAAATTGTGCTGATGGATGAACCCACATCCGGGCTGGATGTCTCGGTCCAGGCCCGGCTTATTGATGTCTTAAGAAAACTTGTGGCGGGCCTCAAACTCTCCATGATCCTGGTCACCCATGACCTTGCCGTGGCCAGACTGCTCAGTCACAGGCTTTATGTCATGAAAAAGGGCCGGATCGTTGAATCGGGCTTAAGTGACCAGATTCTGGATGACCCCAGAGAACCCTATACCCAGCTGCTGGTCTCATCCATCCTTAAACCCTAA
- a CDS encoding sugar phosphate isomerase/epimerase, with product MNIIGTKIDEVRIDGQMDRLVSDLTRIREMGIKAVELPVHGFDVILNGELSPRRMTEVTAILKEFDFTYSVHGPNPVNLMDQENPELHARVLEAALIFARKVGAKCVVYHGGRFYPEEQFNRHARQYLKPKEKEAMLDQEARWLDTLSHKHPDVFIAVENARPYTTASPYSYAEFMDQLRHQILKINRPNVKINLDFGHLFMTSRFYGFDMLEAVLSIKNLVVHTHVHDNFGGTVHHWEKQQTHQLPFGLGDSHMPVGWGSLPVQEILEILLPQYKGLLMMELRSRYFQDIPTSKANLAYILSEVLGT from the coding sequence ATGAACATTATCGGCACCAAAATCGACGAAGTCCGGATTGACGGACAAATGGATCGGCTGGTATCGGATCTCACCCGCATCCGGGAGATGGGGATTAAGGCGGTGGAACTTCCCGTTCACGGCTTTGATGTGATCCTCAACGGAGAACTGTCTCCACGGCGCATGACCGAGGTGACCGCCATTTTAAAAGAGTTTGATTTTACCTATTCCGTTCACGGTCCCAATCCGGTCAATCTCATGGACCAGGAAAATCCTGAACTCCATGCCCGGGTTTTAGAAGCGGCCTTGATCTTTGCCCGGAAGGTGGGGGCCAAGTGCGTGGTTTACCATGGTGGGCGCTTTTACCCTGAGGAGCAGTTTAACCGCCATGCCCGGCAATACTTGAAGCCCAAAGAAAAAGAGGCCATGCTGGACCAGGAGGCCCGGTGGCTTGACACCCTGTCTCATAAGCACCCGGATGTCTTTATCGCCGTTGAAAACGCCCGGCCTTACACCACGGCAAGTCCTTACAGCTACGCAGAATTTATGGATCAACTGAGACACCAGATCCTAAAAATCAACCGCCCCAACGTAAAAATCAACCTGGACTTTGGTCATTTGTTCATGACCTCAAGATTTTACGGATTTGATATGCTGGAAGCAGTGTTATCGATAAAAAATCTGGTGGTCCATACCCATGTCCATGATAATTTCGGCGGTACAGTCCATCACTGGGAAAAACAGCAGACCCACCAGCTGCCCTTTGGCCTGGGTGACAGCCACATGCCCGTGGGCTGGGGAAGCCTGCCGGTTCAAGAGATCCTCGAAATTCTTCTGCCCCAATACAAGGGGTTGCTCATGATGGAGCTGCGCTCCCGGTATTTTCAGGATATTCCCACATCAAAAGCCAACCTGGCTTATATCTTATCCGAAGTTTTGGGTACCTAA